The following are encoded in a window of Pseudomonas sp. JQ170C genomic DNA:
- a CDS encoding ferritin-like domain-containing protein, whose translation MSTVELTDVKTLRARARQHVEQGAVTEGYNADRENILRLLNESLATEWVCALRYKRHYYMASGIKASVAAEEFLEHATQELEHADKLAERIVQLGGEPDLNPDNLSKNSHAQYVAGKNLKEMVLEDLVAERIAIDSYREIIQYIGESDPTTRRIFEDILAQEEEHADDMADLLKGL comes from the coding sequence ATGAGCACCGTTGAACTGACCGATGTGAAAACCCTGCGCGCCCGTGCCCGCCAGCATGTGGAACAAGGCGCCGTGACCGAGGGCTACAACGCCGACCGGGAGAACATCCTGCGCCTGCTCAACGAGTCGCTGGCCACCGAGTGGGTGTGCGCCCTGCGCTACAAGCGCCACTACTACATGGCCAGCGGCATCAAGGCCAGCGTGGCGGCCGAGGAGTTTCTCGAACATGCCACCCAGGAGCTGGAGCATGCCGACAAGCTGGCTGAGCGCATCGTGCAGTTGGGCGGCGAACCGGACCTGAACCCGGACAACCTGAGCAAGAACTCCCATGCCCAGTACGTGGCCGGCAAGAACCTCAAGGAAATGGTGCTCGAAGACCTGGTGGCCGAGCGGATCGCCATCGACAGCTACCGGGAGATCATCCAGTACATTGGTGAGAGCGACCCGACCACCCGGCGCATCTTCGAGGACATCCTGGCACAGGAAGAAGAACATGCCGATGATATGGCGGATCTGTTGAAGGGGCTTTAG
- the osmE gene encoding osmotically-inducible lipoprotein OsmE — protein sequence MYKQTLAILLATTALAACGSRPENPVDYVTYRDEPLVKEVENGMTMQRVIAIGGNPSSAIDLPHGGTCNNYILNRDGHQQPYYVRFDATGHVDDKGFKTCEQRQEDDAAVENAKAKTGV from the coding sequence ATGTACAAGCAGACCCTGGCAATCCTCCTGGCCACTACCGCCCTGGCCGCCTGCGGCAGCCGGCCGGAGAATCCGGTGGACTATGTCACCTATCGCGACGAACCGCTGGTCAAGGAGGTGGAAAACGGCATGACCATGCAGCGGGTCATTGCCATCGGCGGCAACCCGTCCTCGGCCATCGACCTGCCCCATGGGGGTACCTGCAACAACTACATCCTCAACCGCGACGGTCACCAGCAGCCCTACTACGTGCGCTTCGACGCCACCGGCCATGTCGACGACAAGGGCTTCAAGACCTGTGAGCAACGCCAGGAAGACGACGCCGCTGTCGAGAACGCCAAGGCCAAGACCGGCGTCTAG
- a CDS encoding lipase family alpha/beta hydrolase, producing the protein MAQALATRYPLVLVPGMLGFVRLLLYPYWFGIVSALRRGGARVFAIQVSPINSTEVRGEQLLRIIEDLRTRHGVDKVNLLGHSQGALTARYAAARRPEWVASVTSIAGPNHGSELADYLHEKYPADSVRGRLLKAVLHGLGVLMGWLETGWRGPKLPIDVHASHHSLTRAGVALFNQAYPQGLPSTWGGEGPAEVNGVRYYSWSGTLQPGLTDTGLNRLDGSNRFCRLFARTFVLEAGQCDGMVGRYSSHLGQVIGDNYPLDHLDIVNQSLGAVGKGADPVRLFTEHAERLKAAGL; encoded by the coding sequence ATGGCTCAAGCGCTCGCCACACGTTATCCACTGGTGCTGGTGCCGGGCATGCTCGGCTTTGTCCGCCTGCTGCTCTACCCCTATTGGTTCGGTATCGTTTCGGCCCTGCGCCGGGGCGGAGCCCGGGTGTTTGCCATTCAGGTCTCGCCGATCAACTCCACCGAGGTGCGTGGCGAGCAGTTGCTGCGGATTATCGAAGACCTGCGCACCCGCCACGGTGTCGACAAGGTCAACCTGCTCGGCCACAGCCAGGGCGCCCTGACGGCCCGCTATGCCGCCGCCCGGCGCCCGGAATGGGTGGCCTCGGTGACGTCCATTGCAGGCCCCAACCACGGCTCGGAACTGGCCGATTACCTGCATGAGAAATACCCCGCCGATTCTGTCCGCGGGCGTTTGCTCAAGGCTGTATTGCACGGTCTGGGGGTGTTGATGGGCTGGCTGGAAACCGGCTGGCGCGGGCCGAAGCTACCGATTGATGTACATGCCTCGCACCACTCGCTGACCCGTGCCGGTGTTGCCCTGTTCAACCAGGCTTATCCACAGGGCCTGCCCAGCACCTGGGGCGGGGAGGGGCCCGCCGAGGTCAACGGCGTGCGCTATTACTCCTGGTCGGGGACCTTGCAGCCGGGGCTGACCGACACCGGCCTGAACCGCCTGGACGGCAGTAACCGCTTCTGTCGCCTGTTTGCCCGTACCTTCGTCCTGGAGGCCGGGCAGTGCGACGGCATGGTCGGGCGCTACAGCTCGCACCTGGGGCAGGTGATCGGTGATAACTACCCGCTCGACCACCTGGACATCGTCAATCAGTCACTGGGTGCGGTCGGCAAGGGCGCTGATCCGGTGCGCCTGTTCACCGAGCATGCCGAGCGACTCAAGGCTGCGGGACTGTAG
- a CDS encoding DMT family transporter — MNYAFPLLAILIWAGNTVVTKMSAGAIFPAEIGFYRWLLAGLLFTPFLLRPMLRNWAQIRPNLGKIFILGVLGMAVYQSLAYFAAAITSATNMGIILSLMPLMSLAMAIISLGQRLTYGALIGALVSLVGVLVVVSAGDLGRLVQHGLNGGDALMLIATLAYALYSTLLKKWQLRLAPLLLLYLQVLVAIIVLFPLFLFSDKTGIGMGNIGLVLYACVLASMVAPLVWMQGVSRLGPSRTTLFFNLLPAVTAVIAAGVLDEQLALYHLFGGLLTLAGVVLAERWKAPVRRTGATVPQP; from the coding sequence ATGAATTATGCGTTTCCCCTGCTGGCCATTCTGATCTGGGCCGGCAACACCGTGGTCACCAAGATGTCGGCCGGCGCGATCTTCCCCGCCGAGATCGGCTTCTACCGCTGGCTGCTCGCCGGGCTGTTGTTTACCCCGTTTCTGTTGCGGCCGATGCTGCGCAACTGGGCCCAGATCCGCCCGAACCTTGGCAAGATCTTCATCCTCGGCGTGCTGGGCATGGCGGTGTATCAGAGCCTGGCGTACTTCGCGGCGGCGATCACCAGCGCCACCAACATGGGCATCATCCTCTCGCTGATGCCGTTGATGTCGCTGGCCATGGCCATCATCAGCCTGGGCCAGCGCCTGACCTACGGTGCGCTGATCGGCGCACTGGTTTCGTTGGTCGGCGTGCTGGTAGTCGTTTCGGCGGGTGACCTGGGCAGGCTGGTGCAACACGGCCTGAACGGCGGCGATGCACTGATGCTGATCGCAACCCTCGCGTATGCGCTGTACAGCACGCTGCTGAAGAAATGGCAGCTACGCCTGGCGCCCTTGCTGCTGCTGTACCTGCAGGTGCTGGTGGCGATCATCGTGCTGTTCCCGCTGTTCCTGTTCTCGGACAAGACCGGCATTGGCATGGGCAACATCGGCCTGGTGCTGTACGCCTGCGTGCTGGCCTCGATGGTCGCGCCGCTGGTGTGGATGCAGGGCGTCAGCCGCCTGGGCCCCAGCCGCACCACGCTGTTCTTCAACTTGCTGCCGGCGGTTACCGCAGTGATCGCTGCGGGGGTACTGGATGAACAACTGGCCCTGTATCACCTGTTCGGCGGCCTGCTGACCCTGGCCGGAGTGGTCCTTGCCGAACGCTGGAAAGCCCCGGTGCGGCGTACCGGCGCTACAGTCCCGCAGCCTTGA
- a CDS encoding AraC family transcriptional regulator: MSRKYVNIPQFDALPAPVYFRYDEFGADTHSAAHRHAWGQLNYAAHGIMHLEIGGQRFVSPPHYAVWVPPDTEHSCYNPQAIVYRSVYLDRALCQTLPAQPCTLVISEILKAILGDFARRDVKIPVDEADRRLAQVLVDQLRLAPTQTCFLPYARSAGLHGVLQALHDEPGDNRPLADWAAVVHVSERTLARQFVRELGMSFGEWRLRLRFLRAIEALEQNLPIQQIAFDLGYSSPSAFIAMFQRHAHCTPEQYRRQARAGGM, translated from the coding sequence ATGTCACGTAAATACGTCAACATCCCGCAATTCGACGCCCTGCCGGCGCCGGTGTACTTCCGCTACGACGAGTTCGGCGCCGATACCCACAGCGCCGCCCATCGCCATGCCTGGGGCCAGCTCAACTATGCCGCCCACGGCATCATGCACCTGGAGATCGGCGGGCAGCGCTTCGTCTCGCCGCCGCATTACGCGGTGTGGGTGCCGCCCGACACCGAGCACAGTTGCTACAACCCCCAGGCCATCGTTTACCGCTCGGTGTATCTGGACCGCGCCTTGTGCCAGACGCTCCCGGCGCAGCCCTGCACCCTGGTGATCAGCGAAATCCTCAAGGCGATCCTGGGCGACTTTGCCCGGCGCGACGTGAAAATCCCCGTGGACGAGGCCGACCGGCGGCTGGCCCAGGTATTGGTGGACCAACTGCGCCTGGCCCCGACCCAGACGTGTTTCTTGCCCTATGCCCGCAGCGCCGGCCTGCACGGCGTACTGCAGGCCTTGCACGACGAGCCGGGTGACAATCGCCCGCTGGCTGACTGGGCGGCGGTGGTGCATGTCAGTGAACGGACCCTGGCCCGCCAGTTCGTGCGCGAACTGGGCATGAGCTTTGGCGAGTGGCGCCTGCGCCTGCGGTTTTTGCGTGCGATCGAGGCGCTGGAGCAGAACCTGCCGATCCAGCAGATCGCTTTCGACCTGGGCTACAGCAGCCCGTCGGCCTTTATCGCCATGTTCCAGCGTCACGCCCACTGCACGCCCGAGCAGTACCGGCGCCAGGCCCGGGCCGGGGGAATGTAA
- a CDS encoding PsiF family protein, with translation MKWVRVPLLLLGVMMCSQGFAATAQQEKMKTCNADATAKALKGDERKAFMSDCLKAKPATQQEKMKTCNADASTKALKGDERKAFMSDCLKKK, from the coding sequence ATGAAGTGGGTGCGTGTGCCGCTGCTGTTGTTGGGCGTGATGATGTGTTCACAGGGCTTCGCCGCCACGGCCCAGCAGGAAAAAATGAAAACCTGCAACGCCGACGCCACTGCCAAGGCCCTCAAGGGCGATGAGCGCAAAGCGTTCATGAGCGATTGCCTCAAGGCCAAGCCCGCCACCCAGCAGGAGAAGATGAAAACCTGCAATGCCGACGCCAGCACCAAGGCGCTCAAGGGCGATGAACGCAAGGCGTTCATGAGCGATTGCCTGAAGAAAAAATAA
- a CDS encoding AI-2E family transporter — MTFTPRQIKLASWIIVFAGLLLALPLKLLPSLLAGLLVFELVNMLTPKLQHLIAGERARWLAVALLGTLVVSTLTLVFAGAISFLLHEAENPGASLDKFMLLVDQARGQLPPFVDAYLPASAAEFKVAIGEWLKTHLGELQLVGKGAAHMFVTLLIGMILGAIVALQRIPDISRRKPLAAALFNRLALLVQAFRNIVFAQIKISLLNTFFTGIFLAVVLPLFDVHLPLTKTLIVLTFLLGLLPVIGNLMSNTLITIVGLSLSIWVAMAALGYLIVIHKVEYFLNARIVGGQISAKSWELLLAMLVCEAAFGLPGVVAGPIYYAYLKSELRQAELV; from the coding sequence ATGACCTTTACGCCACGCCAGATCAAACTGGCCAGTTGGATCATTGTGTTCGCCGGCCTGTTGCTGGCGCTGCCGCTCAAGCTGTTGCCGAGCCTGCTCGCAGGCTTGCTGGTGTTTGAACTGGTCAACATGCTCACGCCCAAGTTGCAGCATCTGATCGCCGGGGAGCGGGCGCGCTGGCTGGCGGTCGCCTTGCTCGGTACGCTGGTGGTCAGCACCCTGACCCTGGTGTTTGCCGGCGCCATCAGTTTCCTGTTGCACGAAGCCGAGAACCCCGGCGCCTCGCTGGACAAGTTCATGTTGCTGGTGGATCAGGCTCGCGGCCAGTTGCCACCGTTCGTCGACGCCTACCTGCCGGCCAGCGCCGCCGAGTTCAAGGTGGCCATCGGCGAGTGGCTCAAGACCCACCTGGGTGAGCTGCAATTGGTAGGCAAGGGCGCGGCGCACATGTTCGTCACCCTGCTGATCGGCATGATCCTCGGGGCCATCGTCGCCCTGCAGCGCATACCCGACATCTCCCGGCGCAAGCCCCTGGCCGCGGCGCTGTTCAACCGCCTGGCGCTACTGGTGCAGGCGTTTCGCAACATCGTCTTCGCCCAGATCAAGATTTCCCTGCTCAACACCTTCTTCACCGGGATCTTCCTGGCGGTGGTGCTGCCGTTGTTCGACGTGCACCTGCCGCTGACCAAGACCCTGATCGTGCTGACCTTCCTGCTCGGGCTGTTGCCGGTCATTGGCAATCTGATGTCCAATACCCTGATCACCATCGTCGGCTTGTCGCTGTCGATCTGGGTGGCCATGGCTGCATTGGGCTATCTGATTGTTATCCACAAGGTCGAGTACTTCCTCAACGCGCGGATTGTCGGCGGGCAGATCAGTGCGAAGTCGTGGGAACTGCTGCTGGCGATGCTGGTGTGCGAGGCGGCATTTGGCTTGCCGGGCGTGGTGGCGGGGCCGATCTACTATGCGTATCTGAAGAGTGAGCTGAGGCAGGCTGAGCTGGTTTGA
- a CDS encoding Hsp70 family protein encodes MSDASPARACGIDFGTSNSTVGWHRPGVESLIALEDGKITLPSVVFFNIEERRPVYGRLALHEYLEGYEGRLMRSLKSLLGSKLIKHDTSVLGTALPFKDLLGMFIGELKKRAEANAGRAFDEVVLGRPVHFVDDDQAADQEAEDTLAEVAKKIGFKEVSFQYEPIAAAFDYESNIQGEELVLIVDIGGGTSDFSLVRLAPERHMLDDRHEDILATGGVHIGGTDFDKQLSLQGVMPLFGYGSRMKSGAFMPTSHHMNLATWHTINSVYSQKSQLALGSMRYDIEDTNGIDRLFKLIEQRAGHWLAMEVEETKIELTHADHRLVDLKRVEPGLSVELTRALFEASIDSLLERVRGSVSELLVKAGVGVEQVDTVFFTGGSSGIPALRQSVAAMLPKARHVEGNIFGSIGSGLAIEARKRYG; translated from the coding sequence ATGAGTGACGCATCCCCGGCCCGTGCCTGCGGCATCGACTTCGGCACCTCCAACTCCACTGTCGGCTGGCATCGCCCCGGCGTTGAGTCGTTGATCGCCCTGGAAGACGGCAAGATCACCCTGCCGTCGGTGGTGTTCTTCAACATCGAGGAGCGCCGCCCGGTGTATGGCCGCCTCGCCCTGCACGAATACCTCGAAGGCTATGAAGGCCGGCTGATGCGCTCGCTCAAGAGCCTGCTGGGCTCCAAGCTGATCAAGCACGACACCAGCGTGCTGGGCACCGCCCTGCCGTTCAAGGACCTGCTGGGCATGTTTATCGGTGAGCTGAAAAAGCGCGCTGAAGCCAACGCCGGCCGCGCGTTCGACGAAGTGGTACTGGGCCGTCCGGTGCATTTCGTCGATGACGACCAGGCCGCCGACCAGGAAGCCGAAGACACCCTGGCAGAGGTGGCGAAGAAGATCGGCTTCAAGGAAGTCTCCTTCCAGTACGAACCGATTGCCGCCGCCTTCGACTACGAGTCGAACATCCAGGGTGAGGAATTGGTGCTGATCGTCGACATCGGCGGTGGTACCTCGGACTTCTCCCTGGTGCGCCTGGCACCTGAGCGGCACATGCTCGACGACCGCCATGAGGACATCCTCGCCACCGGCGGCGTCCACATCGGCGGTACCGACTTCGACAAACAACTGAGCCTGCAGGGCGTGATGCCGTTGTTCGGCTATGGCAGCCGAATGAAAAGCGGCGCCTTCATGCCCACCAGCCACCACATGAACCTGGCGACCTGGCACACCATCAACTCGGTGTACTCGCAAAAATCCCAGCTGGCGCTGGGCAGCATGCGCTACGACATCGAGGACACCAATGGCATCGACCGCCTGTTCAAGCTGATCGAACAGCGCGCCGGGCACTGGCTGGCGATGGAAGTGGAAGAAACCAAGATCGAGCTGACCCACGCCGACCACCGCCTGGTGGACCTCAAGCGCGTCGAGCCGGGCCTGAGCGTGGAACTGACCCGGGCGTTGTTCGAGGCGTCCATCGACAGCCTGCTCGAACGCGTGCGCGGCAGCGTCAGCGAACTGCTGGTCAAGGCCGGGGTGGGTGTGGAGCAGGTGGACACGGTGTTCTTCACCGGGGGTTCGAGCGGCATTCCGGCGTTGCGCCAGAGCGTGGCGGCGATGCTGCCCAAGGCGCGGCATGTGGAAGGCAACATCTTTGGCAGTATCGGTAGCGGCTTGGCGATTGAGGCGCGCAAGCGTTACGGCTAG
- the cbpA gene encoding curved DNA-binding protein: MDFKDYYKILGVEPTADDKAIKTAYRKLARKYHPDVSKERDAEEKFKEANEAYEALSSPEKRAEYDELRKYGQHGRPFQGPPGWESRSGGGGFEGGDFSDFFSSIFGARSGNGGGNPFGRGQQRSTGRRGQDVEMELAIFLEETLSTESKQISFQVPQYNGSGQRTGFTTKTLNVKIPAGVSDGEKIRLKGQGAPGIGGGANGDLFLTIRMAPHPLFDVEGHDLIITVPLAPWEAALGTKVAMPTLTGKINLTIRPDSQSGQRLRVKGMGLANKQGQRGDLYAQLKVVMPSQSDDATRELWSKLAEKAAFNPRTQWSN, encoded by the coding sequence ATGGACTTCAAAGACTACTACAAGATACTCGGCGTAGAGCCCACGGCGGACGACAAGGCGATCAAGACCGCCTACCGCAAGCTTGCACGCAAGTATCACCCCGACGTCAGCAAAGAGCGTGACGCCGAAGAAAAATTCAAGGAGGCCAACGAGGCCTACGAGGCCTTGAGCAGCCCGGAAAAACGCGCCGAATACGACGAACTGCGTAAATACGGCCAGCATGGCCGGCCGTTCCAGGGGCCGCCGGGCTGGGAAAGCCGCAGTGGCGGTGGCGGGTTCGAGGGCGGTGACTTTTCCGACTTCTTCAGCTCGATCTTTGGCGCGCGCAGTGGCAACGGCGGCGGCAACCCCTTTGGCCGCGGCCAGCAACGCAGCACCGGTCGGCGAGGGCAGGACGTGGAAATGGAACTGGCGATTTTCCTCGAGGAGACCCTGTCCACCGAGTCGAAACAGATCAGCTTCCAGGTGCCGCAGTACAACGGTAGCGGCCAGCGCACCGGCTTCACCACCAAGACCCTGAACGTGAAGATTCCGGCCGGTGTCAGCGATGGCGAGAAGATCCGCCTCAAGGGCCAGGGCGCACCGGGCATTGGCGGCGGCGCCAACGGCGACCTGTTCCTGACCATTCGCATGGCACCGCACCCGCTGTTCGATGTCGAAGGCCATGACCTGATCATCACTGTGCCCCTGGCACCGTGGGAAGCGGCCCTGGGGACCAAGGTGGCGATGCCGACCCTGACCGGCAAGATCAACCTGACCATTCGCCCAGACAGCCAGAGCGGTCAGCGCCTGCGCGTCAAGGGCATGGGCCTGGCCAACAAGCAGGGCCAGCGCGGTGACCTGTATGCACAGCTGAAAGTGGTGATGCCGAGCCAGAGCGACGACGCGACGCGCGAGTTGTGGAGCAAGCTGGCAGAAAAGGCAGCATTCAATCCGAGGACACAATGGAGTAACTGA
- a CDS encoding chaperone modulator CbpM, translating into MSSTLVVQLDMQTLCQEADLPAAYVIEIVEHGIVEPSGRTPEEWLFDDQAAVLAKRAAKLQRDLALEWEGVALALELLEEVQLLRSENSMLKQRLGRFLQG; encoded by the coding sequence ATGAGCAGTACCCTGGTCGTTCAACTGGACATGCAGACCCTTTGCCAGGAAGCCGATTTGCCGGCGGCCTACGTGATCGAAATCGTCGAACACGGCATTGTCGAACCTTCTGGGCGAACGCCGGAAGAGTGGCTGTTTGACGATCAGGCCGCCGTGCTGGCCAAGCGCGCCGCCAAGCTGCAGCGCGACCTTGCGCTGGAGTGGGAAGGGGTGGCGCTGGCGCTGGAGCTGCTGGAGGAAGTGCAGCTGCTGCGCAGCGAGAACAGCATGCTCAAGCAGCGGCTGGGCAGGTTTTTGCAGGGGTGA
- a CDS encoding GNAT family N-acetyltransferase → MNAAQLNRVTHESFAHYRDGLVALLIDAVRHGASVGFMADIDAQQANSYFDEVRQRVASGELMLWVVSKDKQVLGSVQLGLCQKPNGLNRAEVQKLLVHSEVRQHGLGQQLMQALESAARQQQRGLLYLDTEAGSGAEGFYRSLGYSKAGEIPQYACGPDGVYRTTALYFKLI, encoded by the coding sequence ATGAATGCTGCGCAACTCAACCGCGTGACCCACGAAAGCTTCGCCCACTACCGTGACGGCCTGGTGGCGTTGTTGATCGACGCTGTACGCCACGGCGCTTCGGTCGGCTTTATGGCCGATATCGATGCGCAGCAGGCCAACAGCTACTTCGACGAGGTCAGGCAGCGTGTGGCCAGCGGTGAGCTGATGCTGTGGGTGGTGAGCAAGGACAAGCAAGTGCTGGGCAGCGTGCAACTTGGGTTGTGCCAGAAGCCCAATGGCTTGAACCGGGCGGAAGTGCAAAAGCTGCTGGTGCACAGCGAAGTTCGCCAGCACGGGCTGGGGCAGCAGTTGATGCAGGCGCTGGAGTCTGCGGCGCGTCAGCAACAGCGGGGGTTGTTGTACCTGGATACCGAGGCGGGGTCAGGGGCCGAGGGGTTCTATCGGTCGCTGGGGTATAGCAAGGCGGGGGAGATTCCGCAGTATGCCTGTGGGCCGGACGGGGTTTATCGGACGACGGCGTTGTATTTCAAGTTGATATAG
- a CDS encoding GNAT family N-acetyltransferase — MTYLLRDAVPADLPGIRDIYNDAVLNTTAIWNEQPVDLANRQAWFDARQAQRYPILVAVGDTGEVLGYASFGDWRPFEGFRHTIEHSVYIRSDQRGNGLGPMLMQALIERARACGKHVMVAAIESGNIASIRLHERLGFSLNGQMPQVGVKFGRWLDLTFMQLILNPGMPPRSTE, encoded by the coding sequence ATGACCTACCTGCTGCGTGATGCCGTTCCTGCCGACCTCCCGGGCATTCGCGACATTTACAACGACGCCGTGCTCAACACCACCGCGATCTGGAATGAACAGCCCGTGGACCTGGCCAACCGCCAGGCCTGGTTCGATGCCCGCCAGGCCCAGCGCTACCCGATCCTGGTGGCGGTGGGCGATACCGGCGAGGTCCTTGGCTATGCCTCTTTCGGCGACTGGCGGCCTTTTGAAGGCTTTCGCCACACCATCGAGCACTCGGTGTACATCCGCAGCGACCAGCGCGGCAACGGCCTGGGGCCTATGCTGATGCAGGCCCTGATCGAGCGTGCCCGAGCCTGCGGCAAGCATGTGATGGTCGCCGCCATCGAAAGCGGCAATATCGCCTCGATTCGCCTGCATGAACGCCTGGGCTTCAGCCTCAACGGACAGATGCCCCAGGTTGGCGTGAAGTTCGGCCGCTGGCTTGACCTGACGTTCATGCAGTTGATCCTCAACCCCGGTATGCCCCCACGCTCGACGGAGTGA
- the urtE gene encoding urea ABC transporter ATP-binding subunit UrtE produces the protein MLKIDSLHQYYGGSHILRGLSFEARVGEVTCLLGRNGVGKTTLLRCLMGLLPSREGSVHWEGQPITALKPHQRVQAGIAYVPQGREIFPRLSVEENLLMGLSRFSASQARSVPPFIYELFPVLLQMKHRRGGDLSGGQQQQLAIGRALASQPRLLILDEPTEGIQPSVIKEIGAVIAKLAARGDMAILLVEQFYDFAAELADQYLVMSRGEIVQAGRGENMEAEGVRGLVTI, from the coding sequence ATGCTGAAAATCGACTCCCTGCACCAATACTACGGCGGCAGCCATATCCTGCGTGGCCTCTCCTTCGAGGCCCGGGTGGGCGAAGTCACCTGCCTGCTGGGCCGCAACGGCGTGGGCAAGACCACCCTGCTGCGCTGCCTGATGGGCCTGCTGCCCAGCCGCGAAGGCAGCGTGCACTGGGAAGGCCAGCCGATCACCGCCCTCAAGCCGCATCAACGGGTCCAGGCCGGCATTGCCTACGTGCCCCAGGGGCGGGAAATCTTCCCGCGCCTGAGCGTCGAGGAAAACCTGCTGATGGGCCTGTCGCGCTTCAGCGCCAGCCAGGCCAGGAGCGTGCCGCCGTTCATCTACGAACTCTTCCCCGTCCTGCTGCAAATGAAGCACCGCCGCGGCGGTGACCTCTCCGGCGGCCAGCAACAGCAACTGGCCATTGGCCGGGCCCTGGCAAGCCAGCCACGCCTGCTGATCCTCGATGAACCGACCGAGGGCATCCAGCCATCGGTGATCAAGGAAATCGGCGCCGTGATCGCCAAGCTGGCCGCCCGCGGCGACATGGCCATCTTGCTGGTGGAGCAGTTCTACGACTTTGCCGCCGAGCTTGCCGATCAGTACCTGGTGATGTCCCGGGGCGAGATTGTCCAGGCCGGACGCGGTGAAAATATGGAGGCCGAAGGTGTGCGCGGCCTGGTAACCATTTAA
- the urtD gene encoding urea ABC transporter ATP-binding protein UrtD — protein MLEPILDSGSGRDAIGLGQARGQGLDVRHGTVLTLEDISVSFDGFKALNALNLYIGVGELRCIIGPNGAGKTTLMDVITGKTRPTTGKAWFGDTLDLTRMSEVQIAQAGIGRKFQKPTVFEALSVYENLELAQKADKSVLASLVARLNGEQRDRIDEVLHTIRLTTSAQRQAGLLSHGQKQFLEIGMLLMQDPQLLLLDEPVAGMTDAETAFTAELFKGLAGKHSLMVVEHDMGFVGSIADHVTVLHQGSVLAEGSLEQVQADDRVIEVYLGR, from the coding sequence ATGCTCGAACCCATCCTCGACAGCGGCAGCGGTCGCGACGCCATCGGCCTGGGCCAGGCCCGCGGCCAGGGGCTGGATGTGCGCCACGGTACCGTGCTGACCCTTGAGGACATCAGCGTCAGCTTTGACGGATTCAAGGCCCTGAATGCCCTGAACCTGTACATCGGCGTCGGCGAGTTGCGCTGCATCATCGGCCCCAATGGCGCCGGCAAGACCACCCTGATGGACGTGATCACCGGCAAGACCCGCCCCACCACGGGCAAGGCCTGGTTCGGCGACACCCTGGACCTGACCCGCATGAGCGAGGTGCAGATCGCCCAGGCCGGCATCGGGCGAAAATTCCAGAAACCCACCGTGTTCGAGGCCCTGAGCGTCTACGAGAACCTGGAGCTGGCGCAAAAGGCCGACAAGTCGGTGCTGGCCAGCCTGGTAGCACGCCTGAACGGCGAACAGCGCGACCGCATTGATGAAGTCCTGCACACCATTCGCCTGACAACCTCCGCCCAGCGCCAGGCCGGGTTGCTGTCCCACGGTCAGAAGCAGTTCCTGGAAATCGGCATGTTGCTGATGCAGGACCCACAACTGCTGTTGCTGGATGAACCGGTGGCCGGCATGACCGATGCCGAGACCGCGTTCACCGCCGAGCTGTTCAAGGGGCTGGCGGGCAAACACTCGCTGATGGTGGTGGAACATGACATGGGCTTTGTCGGCAGCATCGCCGACCACGTCACCGTGTTGCACCAGGGCAGTGTGCTGGCCGAAGGCTCGCTGGAGCAGGTGCAGGCCGATGACCGGGTGATCGAGGTTTATCTGGGGCGGTGA